In Salvelinus sp. IW2-2015 linkage group LG23, ASM291031v2, whole genome shotgun sequence, a genomic segment contains:
- the septin8a gene encoding septin-8-A isoform X2, translated as MAATDVDIFSNEEKRNLSLGGHVGFDSLPDQLVSKSVTQGFCFNILCVGETGIGKSTLMNTLFNTMFENEEASHYQNGVCMRPRTYDLQESNVHLKLTIVDTVGFGDQINKEESYKPIVDYIDTQFENYLQEELKIKRSLFNYHDGRVHICLYFIAPTGHSLKSLDLVTMKKLDSKVNIIPIIAKADTISKSELHKFKIKIMSELVSNGVQIYQFPTDDHAVTEINSSMNAHLPFAVVGSVEEVKVGNKTVRARQYPWGVVQVENESHCDFVKLREMLIRVNMEDLREQTHARHYELYRRCKLEEMGFTDTDPDCQPFSLQETYEAKRKEFMGDLQKKEEEMRQMFVNKVKETEAELKEKERELHNKFEQLKHMHQEEKRKVEEKRRDLEDEMNAFNRRKVAAETLSLAQPLKKDKDKKN; from the exons AATGAAGAAAAGCGTAATCTCAGTTTGGGTGGCCATGTTGGTTTTGACAGCCTTCCCGATCAGTTGGTCAGTAAATCAGTGACACAGGGTTTCTGCTTCAATATCCTCTGTGTAG GGGAAACGGGTATTGGCAAGTCGACGTTAATGAATACGCTTTTTAACACAATGTTTGAGAATGAGGAGGCCAGCCACTACCAGAATGGCGTGTGTATGCGGCCCAGAACATATGACCTTCAGGAGAGCAACGTCCACCTCAAGCTGACTATTGTGGACACTGTGGGGTTTGGGGACCAGATCAACAAAGAGGAGAG ttATAAACCGATAGTGGACTATATCGACACACAGTTTGAAAACTACCTCCAGGAAGAGCTGAAAATCAAGCGCTCCCTCTTCAACTACCACGACGGGAGGGTCCACATCTGTCTGTACTTCATTGCTCCCACGGGGCATTCGCTGAAGTCTTTGGATTTAGTTACCATGAAGAAACTGGACAGCAAG GTGAATATAATCCCCATCATCGCTAAAGCCGATACAATCTCCAAGAGCGAGCTCCATAAATTCAAGATTAAAATCATGAGTGAGCTGGTGAGCAACGGAGTGCAGATCTATCAGTTCCCCACAGATGACCACGCAGTCACAGAGATCAACTCCTCCATGAAt GCTCACCTCCCCTTCGCTGTGGTGGGGAGCGTCGAGGAGGTTAAAGTGGGAAACAAAACGGTGAGGGCCAGGCAGTACCCCTGGGGAGTAGTACAAG TGGAGAACGAGAGCCACTGTGACTTTGTGAAGCTGCGTGAGATGCTGATCAGGGTGAACATGGAAGATCTGAGAGAGCAGACTCACGCCAGACACTACGAGCTCTACCGCCGCTGCAAACTGGAGGAGATGGGATTCACAGATACAGACCCCGACTGTCAGCCATTCAG TCTCCAGGAGACCTATGAGGCCAAGAGGAAAGAGTTCATGGGAGACCtgcagaagaaagaggaggagatgcgaCAGATGTttgtcaacaaagtgaaggagacTGAGGCAGAgctgaaagagaaggagagagag TTACACAACAAGTTTGAGCAGCTGAAGCACATGCaccaggaggagaagaggaaggtggaggagaagaggcgAGACCTGGAGGATGAAATGAACGCCTTCAACCGCAGGAAGGTGGCAGCTGAGACATTGTCCTTAGCCCAGCCACTTAAGAAGGACAAGGACAAAAAAAA TTAA
- the septin8a gene encoding septin-8-A isoform X1, which yields MAATDVDIFSNEEKRNLSLGGHVGFDSLPDQLVSKSVTQGFCFNILCVGETGIGKSTLMNTLFNTMFENEEASHYQNGVCMRPRTYDLQESNVHLKLTIVDTVGFGDQINKEESYKPIVDYIDTQFENYLQEELKIKRSLFNYHDGRVHICLYFIAPTGHSLKSLDLVTMKKLDSKVNIIPIIAKADTISKSELHKFKIKIMSELVSNGVQIYQFPTDDHAVTEINSSMNAHLPFAVVGSVEEVKVGNKTVRARQYPWGVVQVENESHCDFVKLREMLIRVNMEDLREQTHARHYELYRRCKLEEMGFTDTDPDCQPFSLQETYEAKRKEFMGDLQKKEEEMRQMFVNKVKETEAELKEKERELHNKFEQLKHMHQEEKRKVEEKRRDLEDEMNAFNRRKVAAETLSLAQPLKKDKDKKKSVKTENQSGVSLSKSKVMMAKASVEPLKCDSWWQAIQCCTCLVHNATWKQGLF from the exons AATGAAGAAAAGCGTAATCTCAGTTTGGGTGGCCATGTTGGTTTTGACAGCCTTCCCGATCAGTTGGTCAGTAAATCAGTGACACAGGGTTTCTGCTTCAATATCCTCTGTGTAG GGGAAACGGGTATTGGCAAGTCGACGTTAATGAATACGCTTTTTAACACAATGTTTGAGAATGAGGAGGCCAGCCACTACCAGAATGGCGTGTGTATGCGGCCCAGAACATATGACCTTCAGGAGAGCAACGTCCACCTCAAGCTGACTATTGTGGACACTGTGGGGTTTGGGGACCAGATCAACAAAGAGGAGAG ttATAAACCGATAGTGGACTATATCGACACACAGTTTGAAAACTACCTCCAGGAAGAGCTGAAAATCAAGCGCTCCCTCTTCAACTACCACGACGGGAGGGTCCACATCTGTCTGTACTTCATTGCTCCCACGGGGCATTCGCTGAAGTCTTTGGATTTAGTTACCATGAAGAAACTGGACAGCAAG GTGAATATAATCCCCATCATCGCTAAAGCCGATACAATCTCCAAGAGCGAGCTCCATAAATTCAAGATTAAAATCATGAGTGAGCTGGTGAGCAACGGAGTGCAGATCTATCAGTTCCCCACAGATGACCACGCAGTCACAGAGATCAACTCCTCCATGAAt GCTCACCTCCCCTTCGCTGTGGTGGGGAGCGTCGAGGAGGTTAAAGTGGGAAACAAAACGGTGAGGGCCAGGCAGTACCCCTGGGGAGTAGTACAAG TGGAGAACGAGAGCCACTGTGACTTTGTGAAGCTGCGTGAGATGCTGATCAGGGTGAACATGGAAGATCTGAGAGAGCAGACTCACGCCAGACACTACGAGCTCTACCGCCGCTGCAAACTGGAGGAGATGGGATTCACAGATACAGACCCCGACTGTCAGCCATTCAG TCTCCAGGAGACCTATGAGGCCAAGAGGAAAGAGTTCATGGGAGACCtgcagaagaaagaggaggagatgcgaCAGATGTttgtcaacaaagtgaaggagacTGAGGCAGAgctgaaagagaaggagagagag TTACACAACAAGTTTGAGCAGCTGAAGCACATGCaccaggaggagaagaggaaggtggaggagaagaggcgAGACCTGGAGGATGAAATGAACGCCTTCAACCGCAGGAAGGTGGCAGCTGAGACATTGTCCTTAGCCCAGCCACTTAAGAAGGACAAGGACAAAAAAAA ATCGGTGAAGACGGAGAACCAGTCTGGGGTGAGTCTCTCCAAATCCAAGGTAATGATGGCCAAGGCCAGTGTGGAGCCTTTGAAATGCGACAGCTGGTGGCAGGCCATACAGTGCTGCACCTGCCTGGTCCACAATGCCACCTGGAAGCAAGGCCTCTTCTGA